The genomic segment CTGCCATGGACATGGGTGCTGTGGTGCTGAGCACCAGGGCCGCTCCAAGAGCCGTGAGCGCAAATTTTCGAATTGTCACTGGTCTGTACCTTTCAAATGCTGTCCCTGATTGAAAGGTAGTGAGCCTATTGTGCCTTCACCACTTAAACATCAGTAATGTGCATGACAAATCGGTAACCTGGCTCAGCCTGCTGCGTGGGACAGTACCTTTAGAAAGCCTGTCAGATCATCGGTGATGAAATCGATGTGCTCGTCGCTCGTTGCCGGAATTTCCCAGCGCTCCATGACGATGCCTTCGAGATTGCGCGGCACCAGAAGCACCGTCTTCATGCCCAAAGCCTTCGGTGCCACTAGGTTTCGCGGCAGGTCCTCGAACATGGCGGCCTTGGTCGTGTCCAGCTTGGCGAGAGCAGCGAATTTCTCGTAGGTCGCGCTGGCGGGCTTGGGCAGAAAATCCGCGGCGACGATGTCGAAGATATCCTCGAAATGGTTGAGAATCCCCAGCGCGCCAGCGGCGGCCTGCGCGTGCGGCACGCTGCCATTGGTCAGAATGAACTTGCGCCCCGGCAGGGCCTTGATCGCGTCACCCAGGTCCGGGTTGGGCAGCAGTGCTGAATAATCGATCGCATGCGCGCGTTCCAGAAAGGCGTTGGGGTCGATGCCGTAATGGATCATCAGGCCCTGAAGGGTGGTGCCATGCTCGTGGTAATATTGCTTCTGAAGCTTGCGGGCTTCATCCGGCTCGAGCTGCAGCAATTCGGCGACATAGGCCGTCATGTTCTTGTCGATCTGCGAAAACAGGTTCACCTCGTGCGGGTAAAGCGTGTTGTCGAGATCAAACACCCATTCGGTCACATGGGAAAAGTCGGCAGGGGTTGGTTCATTTTTCGGTTTCGTGCTCATGGCCCCTTATGCCCTGTCGTCAGCACAAAGAAAATCGAAAAGGCGACGTTCCAGCCGCTTTCCGACCTTGGGGCGGAAAGCTGGGGCGTGATAATCGTTTAGGCATGGAACTCTGGATACCCATCACCATCGCCGCTGCCTTCATGCAGAACCTACGCTCCGCCTTGCAAAAGCATTTGCAGGGCTCGCTTGGCACGCGTGGTGCCAGCTTCGTGCGCTTCGGTTATGGATTCCCGATTGCCGTCATGTACGTCTTGGCTCTGCATTTCGTGGCGAAGCAGATTTTCCCGACCTTCAGCGCGCCATTTTTCATCTGGGCGGTTATCGGCGGTCTGGCACAAATCTTTGCCACCATGATGCTGGTGCATCTGTTTTCCCTGCGCAACTTCGCCGTCGGCACCGCCTATTCGAAGACGGAGCCGGTGCAGGCGGCGCTGTTCGGTTTCGTCATCCTCGGTGAAAAGCTGACGCCGGGTGCTGTCGGAGCGATCATCGTCGGCGTCATC from the Agrobacterium vaccinii genome contains:
- a CDS encoding pyrimidine 5'-nucleotidase; this translates as MSTKPKNEPTPADFSHVTEWVFDLDNTLYPHEVNLFSQIDKNMTAYVAELLQLEPDEARKLQKQYYHEHGTTLQGLMIHYGIDPNAFLERAHAIDYSALLPNPDLGDAIKALPGRKFILTNGSVPHAQAAAGALGILNHFEDIFDIVAADFLPKPASATYEKFAALAKLDTTKAAMFEDLPRNLVAPKALGMKTVLLVPRNLEGIVMERWEIPATSDEHIDFITDDLTGFLKVLSHAAG